A window of the Hevea brasiliensis isolate MT/VB/25A 57/8 chromosome 6, ASM3005281v1, whole genome shotgun sequence genome harbors these coding sequences:
- the LOC110635873 gene encoding uncharacterized protein LOC110635873 isoform X2, protein MISGNPDFLFRSLERHLIPSYNILKSLLLSDEKVFKTLIRLSPIDLSSVKKNFTLNLLVLRELGMPESTISLFVTSSPKRMCQNVDKFSRNVKEIIGMGFNPVKSVFAFALGVKSQMSPITWKGKIEVFRTWGLLEDEILLAFRKYPLFMILSEKTIMKKMDFLVNEMGCQPAVLARTPAVLTYSLEKRIVPRCSVIKVLLLKGLIKETISLLSFLPRPDKSFLESFVIKHEEQVPQLMDVFKGKTDLAEVCFGFGEKCSAPRAQRAAN, encoded by the coding sequence ATGATTAGTGGGAATCCAGATTTCCTGTTTCGGAGCTTGGAGCGGCATCTGATCCCGTCTTATAATATCCTTAAAAGTTTACTTCTTTCTGATGAGAAAGTATTCAAGACTTTGATACGCTTGTCACCAATTGATTTGTCCAGCGTGAAGAAGAACTTTACTCTCAATTTACTGGTCTTAAGAGAGCTTGGAATGCCTGAATCCACCATCTCCCTTTTTGTGACTAGCAGTCCTAAACGTATGTGCCAGAATGTGGACAAATTTAGTAGAAATGTCAAGGAAATTATAGGGATGGGATTTAATCCTGTAAAATCTGTATTTGCTTTTGCACTCGGAGTGAAATCACAAATGTCCCCGATAACATGGAAAGGTAAAATAGAAGTTTTTAGGACGTGGGGTTTGTTAGAAGATGAGATTTTGTTGGCTTTCAGAAAGTATCCATTGTTTATGATTTTGTCCGAGAAGACAATTATGAAAAAGATGGATTTTCTTGTTAATGAGATGGGTTGCCAGCCTGCTGTTCTAGCCAGAACTCCAGCTGTTTTAACTTACAGTTTGGAGAAGAGGATTGTCCCGAGGTGTTCTGTTATAAAAGTTTTGCTTCTAAAGGGTTTGATCAAGGAAACAATCAGTTTACTTTCGTTTTTACCACGTCCCGACAAGAGCTTCTTAGAGTCGTTCGTGATCAAGCATGAAGAACAAGTGCCTCAATTGATGGATGTTTTCAAAGGGAAAACTGATCTTGCAGAAGTATGTTTTGGGTTTGGTGAAAAATGTAGCGCTCCAAGGGCACAGCGTGCAGCAAATTAA
- the LOC110635874 gene encoding cytochrome c1-2, heme protein, mitochondrial — protein MSLGNKIKFGVEGYARFSRSVSRVARPKDEVKTLPALPYYLAKHDQETVGSTGINSLRMLALLGAGITGILSCATIAACSDEAEHGLECPNYPWPHKGILSSYDHASIRRGHQVYQEVCASCHSMSLISYRDLVGVAYTEEEVKAMAAEVEVVDGPNDEGEMFTRPGKLSDRFPQPYANEQAARFANGGAYPPDLSLITKARHNGQNYVFALLTGYHDPPAGVSIRDGLHYNPYFPGGAIAMPKMLNDGAVEYEDGTPATESQMGKDVVTFLSWAAEPEMEERKLMGFKWIFVLSLALLQAAYYRRLKWSVLKSRRLVLDVVN, from the exons ATGA GTCTAGGCAATAAGATCAAGTTCGGAGTCGAAG GATATGCAAGGTTCAGTCGTTCCGTCTCAAGAGTCGCTCGTCCAAAAGACGAAGTTAAG ACCCTTCCAGCACTACCCTACTATCTTGCAAAGCATGACCAGGAAACAGTGGGATCTACTGGCATAAACTCTTTAAGAATGCTTGCACTCCTTGGGGCTGGTATTACAGGGATTTTGAGTTGTGCCACTATAGCTGCTTGCTCTGATGAGGCAGAACATGGCTTGGAATGCCCTAACTATCCATGGCCTCACAAAGGCATACTCAGTTCATATGACCATGCTTC GATTCGCCGCGGTCACCAAGTCTATCAAGAAGTCTGTGCATCGTGCCATTCAATGTCCCTGATATCATATCGTGATCTTGTGGGTGTTGCATACACTGAAGAAGAGGTAAAGGCTATGGCGGCTGAGGTTGAGGTTGTTGATGGACCAAATGATGAGGGTGAAATGTTCACACGCCCTGGAAAATTGAGTGACCGTTTTCCTCAGCCATATGCCAATGAACAGGCAGCCAGATTTGCTAATGGAGGGGCATATCCTCCAGATCTAAGTCTCATTACCAAG GCCCGTCATAATGGTCAGAACTATGTATTTGCTCTTCTAACTGGTTACCATGATCCTCCTGCTGGTGTCTCG ATTCGAGATGGGCTGCACTATAATCCTTACTTCCCCGGAGGAGCTATAGCTATGCCCAAAATGTTGAATGATGGTGCTGTTGAATATGAAGATGGTACTCCAGCAACAGAATCACAG ATGGGAAAAGATGTGGTGACATTTCTGTCATGGGCTGCTGAACCAGAAATGGAGGAGAGAAAACTG ATGGGATTTAAGTGGATATTTGTACTGTCACTTGCACTTCTCCAAGCGGCTTACTATCGAAGATTGAAATGGTCTGTTTTGAAGTCTCGAAGGCTGGTGCTTGATGTTGTAAATTAG
- the LOC110635873 gene encoding transcription termination factor MTERF5, chloroplastic-like isoform X1, producing MMLGVFCRKLGLNHRSITLLDSKTQLGQGVFPFDALFITRRFSSNLPLKSNNDSFTISYLINSCGLSPESAKSVSKELHFKSPNKPDSILSFLRDLGLTDTQISKVVRRRPRLLLRDLNKRVLPNLGFLRSLGVSSNDLPKMISGNPDFLFRSLERHLIPSYNILKSLLLSDEKVFKTLIRLSPIDLSSVKKNFTLNLLVLRELGMPESTISLFVTSSPKRMCQNVDKFSRNVKEIIGMGFNPVKSVFAFALGVKSQMSPITWKGKIEVFRTWGLLEDEILLAFRKYPLFMILSEKTIMKKMDFLVNEMGCQPAVLARTPAVLTYSLEKRIVPRCSVIKVLLLKGLIKETISLLSFLPRPDKSFLESFVIKHEEQVPQLMDVFKGKTDLAEVCFGFGEKCSAPRAQRAAN from the coding sequence ATGATGCTTGGTGTCTTCTGTAGAAAATTAGGGTTAAATCATAGGAGCATTACTCTATTAGACTCAAAGACCCAACTGGGTCAGGGTGTTTTTCCTTTTGATGCATTATTCATAACCAGACGTTTCTCATCTAATTTACCTCTGAAATCAAATAACGACTCGTTTACTATTTCATACCTCATAAATTCATGTGGGTTATCCCCAGAATCCGCTAAATCCGTCTCTAAGGAACTGCACTTTAAAAGCCCCAATAAACCGGACTCCATCCTTAGCTTTCTCAGAGATCTTGGACTCACCGATACACAAATCTCCAAAGTTGTCAGGCGACGGCCCCGTTTGCTTTTGCGTGATCTCAATAAAAGAGTTTTGCCCAATCTTGGTTTTCTTCGTTCTTTAGGGGTTTCTAGCAATGACCTTCCAAAGATGATTAGTGGGAATCCAGATTTCCTGTTTCGGAGCTTGGAGCGGCATCTGATCCCGTCTTATAATATCCTTAAAAGTTTACTTCTTTCTGATGAGAAAGTATTCAAGACTTTGATACGCTTGTCACCAATTGATTTGTCCAGCGTGAAGAAGAACTTTACTCTCAATTTACTGGTCTTAAGAGAGCTTGGAATGCCTGAATCCACCATCTCCCTTTTTGTGACTAGCAGTCCTAAACGTATGTGCCAGAATGTGGACAAATTTAGTAGAAATGTCAAGGAAATTATAGGGATGGGATTTAATCCTGTAAAATCTGTATTTGCTTTTGCACTCGGAGTGAAATCACAAATGTCCCCGATAACATGGAAAGGTAAAATAGAAGTTTTTAGGACGTGGGGTTTGTTAGAAGATGAGATTTTGTTGGCTTTCAGAAAGTATCCATTGTTTATGATTTTGTCCGAGAAGACAATTATGAAAAAGATGGATTTTCTTGTTAATGAGATGGGTTGCCAGCCTGCTGTTCTAGCCAGAACTCCAGCTGTTTTAACTTACAGTTTGGAGAAGAGGATTGTCCCGAGGTGTTCTGTTATAAAAGTTTTGCTTCTAAAGGGTTTGATCAAGGAAACAATCAGTTTACTTTCGTTTTTACCACGTCCCGACAAGAGCTTCTTAGAGTCGTTCGTGATCAAGCATGAAGAACAAGTGCCTCAATTGATGGATGTTTTCAAAGGGAAAACTGATCTTGCAGAAGTATGTTTTGGGTTTGGTGAAAAATGTAGCGCTCCAAGGGCACAGCGTGCAGCAAATTAA